The Sphingopyxis sp. TUF1 genome segment CCCGCATATGAAGCATTACAAGGTGGCGGCCGGATAAAGAGCCGCCGCCATTGCACATGACCGCGGGCCTTGGCGCCGCGCCTCTTTAGGTGCGGCGGCGAAGCGCCCGTTCGGTGACAGGCGTTGCGACCAAGGCGCCGCTAAGGCGTGATCCGGTACACATGATAGGTCCACTCGTGGGGGAATGCGTCGTCGAACCGGCCGTTCGCCGCCGTCAGAGTCCGGTTTTCGAACATCACCTCGACATTTCGGTAGTGCGCGATCTCCGGCGGCAGGGTGAAGGTGAAAGGCTGGGTAGTGAGGGGCGCGGGCGCGGGGCCGATCATCGCAAAGACATAGACGGCGCCGCCCTGAACCTTCAGCATCGTGTCCAGCGCGGCGTTGAACTGCCATTCATAGGATTGGGTATTCAGCACCGGCGCAAGCGTTTTGATCCGCCCGTTGATTTCGGCAAGCCGGGCGTTGGTTGCGGGCGAACAGCCATCGATGATCGCGTCGTTGGTTACGCACGCGCCGCCGAAATTATGCTTGAAATAGATGATGCCGCGCGCCTCGTTGATCAACGAACTCATGACGGCGCCCGCCATCTGGTCGGGCGTGATCGTTCGCCCCTGTCCGTTGAAGGGATGGCCGATCTCGACGAAGGCATAAATGGGCTGGCGCCCGACGTTGAAGGCGTCGAGGTCGCGCATCCGCTGCATCGTGACGCCATAGTTTGACGCGCGGCGGCATTCCGCGTCGGTCAGATTGCGAAGGCCGGTATATTCGCTGATCGGACCCGTGCCCGGAATGCGGACGGGCCCCTGCGCGTGGAGGCACACATCCAGGTCGGTGTACCAATATATGTCGGCCGAAAAGGCGCTGGTATAATCGTCGACGAACCGCCGTGCCTGCTCGTCGCTCTGCCAGAACATCACGCCCTTGCCGAAATTGGAGAACATCAGGCGGCCGTCGAACGCGGGCAGGCTGTTGAGCGCAGTCTGCATGATCGTATAGCCGCACGACGCATTCGCCGGCGAACATATCGGGCCCTGTCCCGGATAATTTCCTGTCCAGGCTGCGTCGCCGGCGCCGCCCCACATATCCGCCTCGTCGGGAAGGAGCCAGCCGACGGTCTCCGACGACAGGTTCGGACTGTCATGATGGCCGTGGATCGCATGAATGCCGTTCGACCGGAAAAGCGGCAGCGACGACGGATGTTCGATCTCGAAAGTCGCGTTGAAGCCCAGCGATTTATACGTGTCGATGTCCGATTGCTGGTTGGCGCGCATGTACCACGCCCCGACCGGGAAAAATCCGGGGTCAGTCCAGCCTGCGGCAGCAGCCTTGGGAAAAGCCGCATAATAGTCAGGGCCCCCCTCCCATCCGACCCGCGGCAGGTTGAGCTGGGTGATCGGGGGCGGCGTGGGCGTCGGCGTCGGGGTGGGCGACGGTGCCGGCGTGGGGGCCGGCGCCGGAGGATCTTGCGTATCTCCTCCGCAACCGCTGGTTATCGTCGCCAGCAACAGCGTCAGGGCTAGCGAAACTTTGTTCATGCCGCGATCCCCTCATCGATCCGGCCACAAGCTGGCGGACGGGGATGGCGGCACTGCTGAACCGGAATTATGGGTGTGTTCGACCGATGAAAGGGCCCTGCGGGCGCAACGCCGATCTAACCAACCCAAAGCCTCCAGATCTTGCCAACCCCGTCCGCGCAGCGGTGCGACCCATGCACGGCGCCTATCATAACAGAGCATGATGCCCCTATGATGACCCCCTCGTTCCAAAAGGTAACATAATGTTTCAACAGCAAAATTTGACTAGCCGGGGATGCGCTCGACATAGAGGATATTGGTAATTCGTCCGCCCTCGACCTGATAGACGGTCAGTTCGTCGGCGGTGCCGCCGTTTGCCAGTCCGGTGACGCGGTCGCGGACCATGACCTTGTCGCCGAGCCGGATGAGGGCAACGATTTCGACATGGAGGTCGGGGTTGGCGGCAAAGGATTTTTCATATGTGCGCCGGTTGTGCTCGACCCCCTCCGACGTCATCTGGCCGGGGAAGCGAAACTTCCGGATGGCGGGGTCATAAAGTCCGAGGAAACGGTCGATGTCGCCGGCATTGGCGGCGTCTGTATAGGCGCGGACGACGGCCTCGGGATCGGTTGGTGGGGCGGAGGGCGCTTCAGCACTTGCCGGGCTGGCGACGGCGAGCAGGGCGGCACAGGACAGGATTCGGAAGAACATGGAATTTCCTTTGTTGCGGAGAGATAGGTGAGGGGAGCGCGATCAAGTCGCGGACGCGATCGCCTTGAAAAAAGTGTAGCAGAAGGTGCCGTCGGGCTCGGCCGCCCGGTGCAAGGCGCGGATGCCCGCGTCGAAGCGGTCCGCCTCGACAAGGCCGGCGTCGACGGCAGGCTCGCGCACCCCTGCGATCATCGCGGCGAAGGTCCGGCGCGTGAACAGGTCGGACATGTCCGACCGTGCGCCGTCGGCATAGACCAATCGCGGCGAAACTTCGGCTGCCGCGAACCCTGCTTCGATCAGTAACGGATAGAGGCGGCGGCCGATGTTCGGGTCACCGCCCGCAGCGCGCTGAAGCTTCACCAGCGCCTCAACCGCGGCGTGAGCGGCGTCGCTGTCAGGGTGGAGACAGGTCGTTCCGTGGTCACCTTCGACAACCGTGATTGTCCCGCCCTCGCGCAAAAGGGAACGCAAGAGACGCAGCGCCGCAAGCGGCTCTGCCAGATGTTCGAGGACGAAGCAGACGAAGATATGATCGAACGACGCGCGGGCAAAGGGCAGGTCGAAGATGTCGGCCGCGATAAACCGAACGTCCTCCAGCCCCGCTGCCGCGGCGCGCGCTTTGGCCGCCGCCAGCGACGTTTCGGATATATCGACCGCCGTCAGGTCGATGCCGGGGCTCGACTGTGCGAGCCGCACCGTCTGCGCACCGACCCCGCAGCCCACTTCGAGGACGCGGCTGCCCGGCGGATAGACGGTGTCGGCGTGGAGCAGCGAGGCTAGCGCCGACGCCTGATCCTCCAGCCGCGCGCTTTCGCCGGTCTCATAGCCGTGCACATAATCGCGAACCTGATGCTCCATATGACCTCCTGGTGATTGACCGGAAGTCGGATGGCGCAATCGCCCGGCCGGGTCTTGAACGAAATTGCGGTGGGGTCAGCGCCGGGCGGCGGTATAGGCGCCGGGTGTCAGGCCAAAGCGGCGCGCGAAGGCGCGCGTCATATGGCTCTGGTCGGCGAAGCCGGCCGCAGCGGCGGCGTCGGCCAGCGCTGCGCCCTCAACGATCAGGTGGCGTGCGGTCTCCACCCGCCGTTGCACGAGATACGCATGCGGCGTCAGACCGACCGACCGGGCGAAGGATCGCAGCAACTGGAACCGGCCGAGACCCGACGCCGCCGCAAGATCGGCCAGCGTGACCGGCGCCGCCGGATCTTCATCGATCATCGCCCGCGCGATCGCGATCCCGGGCGTTCCGCGATCGGCGTGGCGGTGCTGTCCGCCGAGCGCTGCGACGGTCGCAAGCAATAATTCTTCGTGCCGCATCGCACCTTGGGCGACAACCGCGGTATCGAAGAGTCGCCTCGCGAGGTTCGCCGCACGGGGATCGCG includes the following:
- a CDS encoding nuclear transport factor 2 family protein, whose protein sequence is MFFRILSCAALLAVASPASAEAPSAPPTDPEAVVRAYTDAANAGDIDRFLGLYDPAIRKFRFPGQMTSEGVEHNRRTYEKSFAANPDLHVEIVALIRLGDKVMVRDRVTGLANGGTADELTVYQVEGGRITNILYVERIPG
- a CDS encoding AraC family transcriptional regulator, coding for MRSADFELLKCQTPGTHAVVARSRRAFARHMHEQFGIGVIESGGQMSLSGRGQMEAGPGDVITVNPGEVHDGAPVGDDGRSWRILYFDPAVVNRAAEDIWPARSGSFELDHPVLRDPRAANLARRLFDTAVVAQGAMRHEELLLATVAALGGQHRHADRGTPGIAIARAMIDEDPAAPVTLADLAAASGLGRFQLLRSFARSVGLTPHAYLVQRRVETARHLIVEGAALADAAAAAGFADQSHMTRAFARRFGLTPGAYTAARR
- a CDS encoding methyltransferase domain-containing protein, with the protein product MEHQVRDYVHGYETGESARLEDQASALASLLHADTVYPPGSRVLEVGCGVGAQTVRLAQSSPGIDLTAVDISETSLAAAKARAAAAGLEDVRFIAADIFDLPFARASFDHIFVCFVLEHLAEPLAALRLLRSLLREGGTITVVEGDHGTTCLHPDSDAAHAAVEALVKLQRAAGGDPNIGRRLYPLLIEAGFAAAEVSPRLVYADGARSDMSDLFTRRTFAAMIAGVREPAVDAGLVEADRFDAGIRALHRAAEPDGTFCYTFFKAIASAT